The following are encoded in a window of Prevotella melaninogenica genomic DNA:
- a CDS encoding AGE family epimerase/isomerase, with translation MDKKEYLRSWAETYKNDLTNNIMPFWLNHGWDKENGGIYTCLDRDGSLMDTTKSVWFQGRWAFICAFAYNNVEKNQEWLEASKSAIDFIEKHCFDENGHMYFEVTAEGKPLRKRRYVFSETFAAIAFAEYSLATGDKHYAERALQVFHDAQRFLSTPGFLPAKYEAGVEMQSHSIIMILINVGSRLRAVIDDPTLTQQIDESISLLRRYFMHPEFKALLETVGPKGEFIDTNAARTINPGHCIETAWFIMEEAKLRNWDKDLLDTALTIFDWSWDWGWDKQYGGIINFRDCRNLPPQDYSQDMKFWWPQCETIIASLYAYLGTGDEEYLYRHQRISEWTYAHFPDQDYPEWYGYLHRDGTVAQPAKGNIFKGPFHVPRMMIKSYMLCQEILKTME, from the coding sequence ATGGATAAGAAAGAATACTTACGTTCATGGGCTGAAACCTATAAGAACGACCTAACAAACAACATTATGCCTTTCTGGTTGAACCATGGTTGGGACAAGGAGAATGGCGGTATATACACCTGCTTAGACCGTGATGGTTCATTGATGGACACGACCAAGTCGGTGTGGTTCCAAGGCCGATGGGCATTCATCTGCGCTTTTGCATACAACAATGTAGAGAAGAATCAGGAATGGCTTGAGGCATCAAAGTCTGCCATTGACTTCATTGAGAAGCATTGCTTTGACGAGAATGGACACATGTATTTTGAAGTAACAGCAGAGGGTAAGCCACTGCGTAAGCGTCGCTATGTTTTCTCAGAGACTTTTGCTGCAATAGCTTTTGCCGAATACTCTTTGGCTACAGGTGACAAGCATTATGCAGAAAGGGCGTTGCAGGTATTCCACGATGCACAGCGTTTCCTCTCTACTCCGGGCTTCCTTCCAGCTAAATATGAAGCTGGTGTAGAGATGCAGAGCCACTCTATCATTATGATTCTCATCAACGTTGGCTCACGTCTGCGTGCAGTGATTGACGATCCAACACTAACCCAGCAGATTGATGAGTCTATCTCATTACTCCGTCGCTACTTCATGCACCCGGAGTTCAAGGCATTGCTTGAAACAGTCGGTCCAAAGGGAGAATTCATTGACACCAATGCAGCACGTACCATCAACCCTGGTCATTGTATTGAGACCGCATGGTTTATCATGGAGGAAGCTAAGTTGCGCAACTGGGACAAAGACCTACTCGACACCGCCCTCACCATCTTCGATTGGTCATGGGACTGGGGATGGGACAAGCAATATGGTGGTATCATCAACTTCCGAGACTGCCGTAACCTCCCACCACAGGACTACTCACAGGATATGAAGTTCTGGTGGCCACAGTGCGAGACAATCATTGCCTCTCTCTATGCTTACCTTGGAACTGGCGACGAGGAATATCTCTATCGTCATCAACGCATTAGCGAGTGGACATACGCCCACTTCCCTGATCAAGACTATCCAGAGTGGTATGGCTACCTACATCGTGACGGAACCGTTGCACAGCCTGCAAAGGGTAATATCTTCAAAGGACCATTCCACGTTCCACGCATGATGATTAAGAGTTATATGCTCTGTCAGGAGATATTGAAGACTATGGAATAG
- the uvrA gene encoding excinuclease ABC subunit UvrA, with the protein MNEKIEVFGARVHNLKNVDITIPRNSLTVFTGLSGSGKSSLAFDTIFTEGQRRYIETFSAYARNFLGNMERPDVDKITGLSPVISIEQKTTNKNPRSTVGTTTEIYDYLRLLFARAGEAYSYMSGEKMVKYTEEKVVDMIMSDYQDRKIYILSPLVRNRKGHYRELFEQMRRKGYLYIRVDGEVQELTRGMKVDRYKNHNIEVVIDKMKLGGTETNTLRERLAKTVSTAMKQGEGLIMILDNERDEAKYFSKRLMDPVTGIAYKDPAPNIFSFNSPEGACPQCKGLGVIDEIDLKKVIPDDKQDIYSGAIVPLGKYKNQMIFWQIDALLKRHDCDLKTPVKDIPKEAMDEVLYGSLEKLKIAKELVHTTSDYFVSFDGIIKYLRTVMENDDSSAGKKWADQFIAEAQCPECHGHRLNREALSYKISDKNIADLAEMDINELKDWVDHVEEHMGEKQRTIAVEIIKEIRKRINFLLDVGLDYLALNRQSATLSGGESQRIRLATQIGSQLVNVLYILDEPSIGLHQRDNERLINSLKELRDMGNTVIVVEHDEDMMRAADWIVDIGPKAGRKGGEVVFQGKPADMLKTHTLTAQYLNGERAIELPKERREGNGKTIQLTGCKGNNLKDVNVTFPLGELIVVTGVSGSGKSTLINETLQPILSQHFYRSLKRPMPYGKIEGIDNIDKVVNVDQSPIGRTPRSNPATYTGVFSDIRQLFVNLPEAKIRGYKPGRFSFNVKGGRCETCGGNGYKTIEMNFLPDVMVPCEVCHGKRYNRETLEVRFKGKSIADVLDMTVNMAVEFFENVPQILPKIKALQDVGLGYIKLGQSSTTLSGGESQRVKLATELAKRDTGKTLYILDEPTTGLHFEDIRILMDVLQKLVDRGNTVIIIEHNLDVIKLADYIIDMGPEGGRGGGRMLSCGTPEVVAKNKESYTSRFLAKVLK; encoded by the coding sequence ATGAACGAGAAAATAGAAGTCTTCGGAGCCAGAGTACATAATCTGAAGAATGTAGACATAACTATCCCACGCAACTCACTTACTGTCTTCACTGGACTTTCTGGTTCAGGCAAAAGTTCGCTTGCATTCGACACTATCTTCACCGAAGGTCAGCGTCGATACATTGAAACCTTCTCTGCTTACGCACGCAACTTCCTTGGAAACATGGAGCGTCCGGACGTAGATAAGATAACAGGACTATCCCCTGTCATCTCCATTGAACAGAAGACAACCAATAAGAATCCCCGCTCTACCGTTGGTACAACTACGGAGATATATGACTACCTCCGCCTTCTCTTTGCACGTGCAGGTGAGGCTTACTCTTATATGAGCGGTGAAAAGATGGTGAAATACACTGAGGAGAAAGTGGTGGATATGATTATGTCTGATTATCAAGACCGCAAGATATATATTCTCTCACCACTTGTCCGCAACCGTAAAGGTCATTATCGTGAACTCTTTGAGCAGATGCGGCGCAAGGGTTACTTGTATATCCGTGTCGATGGAGAGGTACAAGAGTTAACACGTGGTATGAAAGTTGACCGCTACAAGAACCATAACATTGAGGTTGTTATCGACAAGATGAAACTCGGGGGTACGGAGACTAACACGCTACGTGAGCGTTTGGCAAAGACCGTTTCAACTGCAATGAAGCAGGGAGAAGGCTTGATAATGATTCTTGATAACGAACGAGACGAAGCCAAGTACTTCTCTAAACGACTAATGGACCCAGTCACTGGAATAGCATACAAAGACCCAGCGCCAAACATTTTCTCATTCAACTCACCCGAAGGAGCCTGTCCACAGTGTAAAGGATTAGGTGTGATTGATGAGATTGACTTGAAGAAAGTAATTCCAGATGACAAACAAGACATTTACAGTGGTGCAATAGTTCCTTTAGGAAAATACAAGAACCAGATGATTTTCTGGCAGATAGACGCTCTTTTAAAAAGGCATGATTGTGACCTAAAGACCCCTGTCAAGGATATTCCTAAGGAGGCAATGGACGAGGTTTTATATGGTTCTTTGGAGAAGTTGAAGATTGCTAAAGAGCTTGTACATACCACCTCCGATTACTTTGTGTCCTTTGATGGTATCATTAAGTATCTCCGTACGGTCATGGAGAACGATGATTCCTCAGCTGGAAAGAAGTGGGCTGACCAGTTCATAGCCGAAGCACAATGTCCAGAATGTCATGGTCATCGTTTAAATCGTGAGGCTCTATCCTATAAGATATCGGATAAAAACATTGCTGACCTTGCTGAAATGGATATCAACGAGTTGAAAGACTGGGTTGATCATGTTGAGGAACACATGGGCGAAAAGCAGCGTACTATCGCCGTTGAAATCATAAAGGAGATTCGTAAACGTATAAACTTTCTACTCGATGTGGGGCTTGATTACCTTGCGTTGAACCGTCAAAGTGCTACGCTTTCTGGTGGTGAGAGTCAACGTATTCGCCTTGCAACGCAGATTGGTTCACAACTTGTTAACGTGCTCTACATCCTCGACGAGCCTTCTATTGGTCTTCATCAACGCGATAACGAGCGTCTCATAAACTCTCTGAAAGAATTACGTGACATGGGAAATACGGTTATCGTTGTTGAACACGACGAAGACATGATGCGTGCTGCGGACTGGATTGTAGACATCGGACCTAAAGCTGGACGCAAAGGTGGTGAGGTTGTCTTCCAAGGGAAGCCTGCAGACATGCTCAAAACACACACACTTACAGCACAATATCTAAATGGTGAACGTGCCATTGAACTTCCTAAGGAGCGCAGAGAAGGGAATGGAAAAACCATACAACTCACAGGTTGTAAGGGTAATAACCTAAAAGACGTAAACGTAACCTTCCCACTTGGTGAACTAATTGTCGTCACTGGTGTGTCTGGTTCAGGTAAGAGTACCCTCATCAATGAGACCTTGCAGCCTATACTTTCACAACACTTCTACCGCTCACTGAAACGTCCTATGCCTTACGGAAAGATTGAAGGCATTGATAACATTGATAAAGTGGTGAACGTTGACCAAAGTCCTATCGGCCGTACACCACGCAGTAATCCTGCAACTTATACAGGCGTGTTCTCCGACATACGTCAACTTTTCGTCAATCTTCCCGAAGCTAAAATTCGTGGTTACAAACCTGGACGATTCTCTTTCAATGTGAAAGGAGGACGCTGTGAGACCTGTGGAGGTAATGGTTACAAAACCATTGAAATGAACTTCCTACCTGACGTGATGGTACCTTGCGAGGTTTGTCACGGCAAACGCTATAATCGAGAAACATTGGAAGTGCGTTTTAAGGGAAAATCCATTGCAGACGTATTGGATATGACAGTCAATATGGCTGTAGAATTCTTTGAGAACGTACCACAGATACTGCCGAAGATCAAGGCATTACAGGATGTTGGTTTGGGCTATATCAAGCTTGGACAAAGTTCTACTACCCTCTCTGGCGGTGAGAGTCAGCGTGTTAAGTTGGCAACAGAACTTGCAAAGCGTGACACAGGTAAGACACTTTACATCCTTGATGAGCCTACAACTGGTCTTCATTTTGAAGATATTCGTATCTTGATGGACGTATTACAGAAACTTGTTGACCGTGGCAACACCGTTATCATCATCGAACACAACCTCGATGTCATCAAACTTGCAGACTACATCATTGACATGGGACCAGAAGGTGGTCGTGGTGGCGGTCGCATGTTGAGTTGTGGTACACCAGAGGTTGTGGCAAAAAACAAAGAGAGCTACACTTCTCGCTTCCTTGCTAAAGTACTAAAGTAA
- a CDS encoding amino acid ABC transporter substrate-binding protein: protein MRNYLKYLMLFLAMTFSYSVLAQSVQWRDQHKVKRKETIFGIAKEYGVTIPQLLDANPAMKQAGYELKKGDLIFVPYSKEGDFLPDGSVKGKTDKKAAAKSTVAQAPVKAVNAIRVGVMLPLHNQDGDGKRMVEYYRGILLALNQLKSEGITTEVHAWNVPKGADIRNTLLEPNASKLDIIFGPLYSEQVKPLADFCRAYDIKLVIPFSISGNDVETNPNIFQVYQTEASLTNKAIASFLERFQKSHHPIFINCKDETSQVGEFTTSLRKQLDLQKIKYNLTSLKSSNADFSKHFDATRPNVVILNSEKSPQLNEVFNKLAQLKKARPSIAISLYGYNQWFVYQDYYLDQYFKYNTYIPSTYYYNKAADKTKELEAKYTEQYGEPMSRQYIPRMAITGYDQAEFFVRGLKANGKNFKGTAAEVKYRPLQTRYDFVRVGQSGYINDNFQLVHFKTDQTMENLVY from the coding sequence ATGAGAAATTATTTAAAATATCTTATGCTATTTTTGGCTATGACTTTTAGTTATAGCGTGTTGGCTCAAAGTGTTCAATGGCGTGATCAACATAAGGTGAAACGTAAGGAAACTATCTTTGGTATTGCTAAAGAATATGGTGTTACAATTCCCCAACTTCTTGATGCAAACCCTGCAATGAAGCAGGCTGGTTATGAACTGAAGAAAGGTGATTTAATCTTTGTACCATATTCAAAGGAGGGCGATTTCCTTCCAGATGGTTCTGTGAAAGGTAAGACGGACAAGAAAGCTGCTGCAAAGTCTACTGTTGCTCAGGCTCCTGTAAAGGCTGTTAATGCTATCCGAGTTGGTGTTATGCTTCCTTTGCATAATCAAGATGGAGATGGAAAGCGTATGGTTGAATACTATCGTGGTATCTTATTGGCGCTTAATCAATTGAAGAGTGAGGGAATTACTACAGAGGTTCACGCTTGGAATGTGCCTAAGGGTGCTGATATCCGCAATACCTTACTTGAGCCAAATGCTTCAAAGTTAGATATTATCTTTGGCCCTCTTTATTCTGAACAGGTAAAACCATTGGCGGACTTCTGCCGTGCGTACGATATTAAACTCGTTATTCCTTTCTCTATATCAGGCAATGATGTAGAGACAAATCCTAATATTTTCCAAGTATATCAGACGGAGGCTTCGTTAACAAATAAGGCGATAGCATCTTTCTTAGAGCGTTTCCAGAAGTCACATCATCCAATCTTTATTAATTGTAAGGATGAGACAAGTCAGGTGGGTGAGTTCACAACAAGCTTGAGAAAGCAACTCGATTTACAGAAAATCAAGTATAATCTCACAAGTTTAAAGTCATCTAATGCAGACTTTTCTAAGCATTTTGATGCTACTCGTCCTAATGTTGTGATTCTTAATTCAGAGAAAAGTCCACAGTTGAATGAGGTCTTTAACAAACTGGCTCAGCTGAAGAAAGCGCGTCCTAGCATTGCGATTAGCCTTTATGGTTACAACCAGTGGTTTGTTTATCAGGATTATTATCTTGATCAATACTTCAAGTATAACACTTATATCCCATCTACCTATTATTATAATAAGGCAGCGGATAAGACTAAGGAGCTCGAAGCAAAGTATACAGAGCAGTATGGTGAACCTATGTCAAGACAGTATATTCCACGTATGGCAATCACTGGCTATGACCAAGCAGAGTTCTTTGTACGTGGCTTGAAGGCTAATGGAAAGAACTTTAAGGGTACTGCTGCCGAGGTTAAGTATCGTCCATTGCAGACACGTTATGACTTTGTTCGTGTAGGACAGAGCGGATATATCAATGATAACTTCCAGCTGGTTCACTTCAAGACAGACCAGACAATGGAGAATCTTGTCTATTAA
- a CDS encoding gliding motility-associated C-terminal domain-containing protein, whose translation MKQYKFRLLGVMVSMLLSSMAWAQDCQPSGKYTDANGETNTIAAGDTYVGSAPLTIAFSANPPTTRDAATHYEWHFFNQNNPRSAFLIRYDENTEYTFTEAGTTRVVLYEILNNDTTRYNTISFSISESILQMPNAFSPNGDGINDIYRAKPGYKSIVEFKAIIFNRWGQKIYEWNDPAGGWDGKYKGKDVVQGTYFVNVTAKGADGKEFHIRRDVNLLRGYTQSTR comes from the coding sequence ATGAAACAATATAAATTTAGACTATTGGGGGTGATGGTGTCTATGCTTCTCTCTTCTATGGCATGGGCACAAGATTGCCAACCCTCAGGTAAATATACCGATGCAAATGGTGAAACCAATACAATAGCCGCAGGTGACACTTATGTTGGTTCGGCTCCTTTGACAATTGCGTTCTCAGCCAATCCACCTACAACAAGGGACGCAGCAACCCATTACGAATGGCACTTCTTCAATCAAAATAACCCGCGTTCGGCTTTTCTTATCCGTTATGATGAGAATACCGAATACACCTTTACAGAGGCAGGAACAACGAGAGTAGTGCTTTATGAAATCTTGAATAATGACACTACACGCTACAATACTATTAGTTTCTCCATCAGTGAGAGTATCCTACAGATGCCTAATGCTTTCTCACCCAATGGCGATGGCATCAATGATATCTATCGTGCAAAGCCCGGATATAAGAGTATTGTAGAGTTTAAAGCTATCATCTTTAACCGTTGGGGACAAAAGATATACGAATGGAATGACCCTGCTGGTGGCTGGGATGGTAAGTATAAAGGCAAAGATGTTGTCCAAGGAACTTACTTCGTCAATGTAACCGCCAAAGGAGCTGACGGCAAAGAGTTCCACATCCGACGAGATGTTAACCTTCTCAGAGGTTACACACAGTCGACAAGGTGA
- a CDS encoding phospholipase D family protein, producing the protein MELITNETSLNTHFNKLICSFKHVCVAVAWATDQCSMYDVLCQNESKIEKMIVGLNFTRTTPKFINRFKSNENVHFLELRSHTFHPKFYFFYNSSSDWSLIIGSSNFTGGGFGLNMEACVLINSEDKQNDFYKQCTDYINNVWEQSARLTSDDFKKYKAKFKKQKKEHLYDKYKFPLTKYGAIIDSLSWEEYVKRVMQDKDSVEVRCQILKKAHEFFNKYSSFKDFPDNERKCVAGIQRELPGMENVDWGFFGTCSGNGNFTKAIIDNNTKLVEAIDAIPLEGEVTVEQYKKYCSIWKKEFKEPVALASRLLVMKRPDLFVCINSRNKKLLCNEFAISQSSLSMDSYWDEIVSRIQTSVWYKDSCPKSHSEKEICQYMAAMLDSIYYQKDN; encoded by the coding sequence ATGGAATTAATAACCAATGAAACATCATTGAATACGCATTTCAATAAACTAATTTGTTCATTTAAGCATGTTTGTGTAGCTGTAGCATGGGCAACTGACCAATGCTCCATGTATGATGTACTATGTCAGAATGAAAGTAAGATAGAAAAGATGATTGTCGGATTGAATTTCACACGTACAACTCCAAAATTCATAAACAGGTTCAAGTCTAATGAGAATGTTCATTTCCTTGAATTACGTTCACATACTTTTCATCCTAAATTTTACTTCTTCTACAATAGTTCTTCTGACTGGAGTTTAATAATTGGTAGTTCAAACTTCACAGGGGGAGGATTTGGATTAAACATGGAAGCATGCGTTCTTATAAACAGCGAAGACAAACAAAATGACTTTTATAAGCAATGTACTGACTATATCAACAATGTTTGGGAACAATCAGCTCGGCTTACCTCAGATGATTTTAAAAAGTATAAAGCAAAATTTAAAAAACAGAAGAAAGAGCATCTTTATGACAAATACAAGTTTCCTCTTACCAAGTATGGTGCAATCATAGATTCGCTTAGTTGGGAAGAGTATGTTAAGAGGGTGATGCAAGATAAAGATAGCGTAGAAGTTCGGTGTCAAATTCTGAAGAAAGCGCATGAGTTTTTTAACAAGTATAGTTCATTTAAGGATTTCCCAGATAACGAAAGGAAATGTGTTGCGGGCATTCAACGTGAGCTACCTGGTATGGAAAATGTAGATTGGGGATTCTTTGGTACTTGTTCAGGCAATGGTAACTTTACGAAGGCTATCATTGATAACAATACAAAACTTGTTGAGGCTATTGATGCTATACCCTTAGAAGGTGAGGTTACAGTTGAACAGTATAAGAAGTATTGTTCTATATGGAAGAAAGAATTTAAAGAACCTGTGGCACTTGCTTCACGCCTTCTTGTAATGAAACGCCCTGACTTATTTGTATGTATCAATAGCCGTAATAAGAAGTTACTATGCAATGAATTTGCCATTTCTCAATCATCGTTATCAATGGATTCTTATTGGGATGAAATTGTTTCTCGAATACAAACTTCTGTATGGTATAAAGATAGTTGTCCAAAATCTCATTCTGAAAAAGAAATTTGTCAGTATATGGCAGCAATGCTTGATAGTATTTACTATCAAAAAGATAATTGA
- a CDS encoding patatin-like phospholipase family protein — translation MKKGLVLEGGAMRGLFSAGVMDVLMENNIWPDGVIGVSAGAAFGCNMKSKQAGRVLRYNQKLANDWRYASLRSLLKTGDYYGGEYAYHYMPRHIDYFDVDTFRENPMEFWAVCTNVGTGKAEYKRLMEVDNNCLEYIRTSASMPIAARIVTVEGKKLLDGGIADSIPLRFFQEQGYERNLVVLTQPEGFVKEPNSLMPLMRMWLHRHPRVVKALEQRHIMYNEQLAYVREEEKKPNTLVLRPKAKLTIGHFSHDPAMMQATYDQGREVALEHLNEIKNLFGVGEVK, via the coding sequence ATGAAGAAAGGACTTGTATTAGAAGGAGGAGCCATGCGTGGATTGTTTTCTGCTGGTGTAATGGATGTTCTGATGGAAAATAACATATGGCCTGATGGCGTTATTGGCGTTTCTGCGGGTGCGGCTTTTGGTTGTAACATGAAGTCAAAGCAGGCAGGACGTGTGCTCAGATACAATCAAAAGTTGGCAAACGACTGGCGTTATGCTTCTTTGCGTTCACTCTTAAAAACAGGTGATTACTATGGTGGTGAATACGCTTACCATTATATGCCTCGTCATATTGATTACTTCGATGTTGATACTTTCCGTGAGAATCCAATGGAGTTTTGGGCTGTATGTACAAACGTTGGAACGGGTAAAGCGGAGTATAAGCGACTGATGGAGGTTGATAATAATTGTTTAGAGTATATTCGTACCTCTGCATCTATGCCTATTGCTGCTCGTATTGTGACGGTAGAAGGCAAGAAACTTTTGGATGGTGGTATTGCAGATTCTATTCCTCTCCGCTTCTTTCAGGAACAAGGCTATGAGCGTAATTTGGTTGTTCTTACTCAGCCAGAGGGTTTTGTGAAAGAGCCAAACTCACTGATGCCCCTTATGCGTATGTGGTTGCATCGTCATCCACGTGTTGTAAAAGCTTTGGAGCAACGCCATATCATGTATAATGAGCAGTTAGCTTACGTCCGTGAAGAAGAAAAGAAGCCTAATACCTTAGTGCTTCGTCCTAAAGCAAAACTAACAATAGGACATTTCTCACACGACCCAGCAATGATGCAAGCCACCTATGATCAAGGTCGGGAAGTAGCTTTAGAACATCTAAACGAAATAAAGAATCTGTTTGGAGTAGGTGAGGTAAAATAA
- a CDS encoding IS1634 family transposase, whose product MHANVQTRFNPATGDMAPYYRIKESYRDVQGHVHSLILLNIGFEPSLTAVQVRKIAYALTERFKNRSTPSLFKKHLDGLTPIEQAKADEWWIRMEKEGGIDRFNKEEQKSLRKYENYIDLETANYTDARNVGAEWLCKQTIDKLQLEGFLHKNGWTENAIHTALSALIVRTVYAVSERSSYYYLRDNSAAAELYSGVPGWTPGINSLYKITDKLYELKEQLEHHLCSITDVLFNIDNKLMLFDLTNFYFEGSKRNSDKAKFGRSKEKRSDCKLLVLALCINKEGFIRYSSILEGNTADPKSLPNMIDTLAKRNPSRSKDTLVVMDAGVATEENLELIKKKGYNYLCVSRTQMKDYTLSDDNKSVTVMDARRQKITLKEVKTEDDKDYYLEITSPSKAMTESSMNRVWRERFEMELQRINNGISKKGGTKTYEKVVERTGRAIQKYPSIAKFYQISYIKNEKKPKQMLRVDWEIKDLSAMESGHGVYFLRSNVRTLSERVTWEYYNLIREIECTNRQLKNDLNLRPIYHQKDERSDAHLFFGLLAYWVVNTIRCQLKREGESCYWTEIVRRMSTQKLVTTKGKNPLGETIEMRQCSSPSKQAKQIYDKLNLKHSPFKKNKICRTQSP is encoded by the coding sequence ATGCACGCAAATGTACAGACACGATTCAACCCTGCCACAGGGGACATGGCTCCTTATTATCGCATCAAGGAGTCATATCGTGACGTGCAGGGTCATGTACATTCGCTAATTCTGTTGAACATCGGGTTCGAACCTTCACTTACTGCTGTACAGGTTCGAAAAATTGCATACGCTCTTACCGAACGCTTCAAAAACAGAAGTACACCCTCGCTTTTTAAAAAACATCTTGACGGTCTTACTCCTATTGAACAGGCAAAGGCTGACGAATGGTGGATCCGTATGGAGAAAGAAGGTGGAATCGATCGGTTTAATAAGGAAGAGCAGAAGTCGCTGAGAAAATATGAGAACTATATTGACCTTGAGACGGCAAACTATACTGACGCAAGGAATGTTGGTGCAGAGTGGCTCTGCAAGCAGACAATAGACAAGCTACAATTAGAGGGTTTTCTGCACAAAAACGGGTGGACGGAGAATGCAATACACACGGCTTTGTCAGCATTGATTGTTCGCACGGTATATGCAGTTTCTGAACGTTCATCTTATTATTATTTGCGCGATAACTCGGCTGCCGCTGAACTTTATAGTGGAGTTCCTGGCTGGACACCAGGAATCAATTCTCTGTATAAAATCACTGATAAATTATATGAACTAAAGGAACAGTTAGAGCATCATCTGTGCAGCATTACTGACGTTCTCTTTAATATAGACAACAAGTTGATGCTCTTCGACTTAACCAACTTCTATTTCGAGGGTAGCAAGCGTAATAGCGATAAAGCCAAGTTCGGTCGTTCAAAAGAAAAACGCTCTGACTGTAAGCTACTTGTACTTGCATTATGTATCAATAAAGAAGGTTTTATACGTTATTCTTCAATCTTAGAGGGTAATACAGCAGATCCCAAGTCTCTACCCAATATGATTGATACGCTGGCAAAGAGGAATCCATCACGAAGCAAGGATACGCTTGTTGTCATGGATGCAGGTGTTGCCACAGAAGAGAACTTGGAGTTAATAAAGAAAAAGGGTTACAATTATCTCTGCGTATCCCGTACGCAAATGAAGGACTATACGCTCAGTGATGATAACAAGAGTGTTACGGTAATGGATGCCCGTCGGCAGAAGATAACGCTGAAAGAGGTTAAGACAGAGGATGATAAGGATTATTATCTCGAAATAACATCTCCTTCGAAAGCTATGACAGAGTCGTCCATGAACAGGGTTTGGAGAGAGCGTTTTGAGATGGAACTGCAGAGGATAAACAATGGAATCTCCAAGAAAGGTGGAACAAAAACCTATGAAAAGGTTGTTGAACGTACAGGACGTGCCATACAGAAGTACCCTTCTATAGCGAAGTTCTACCAGATAAGCTACATAAAAAACGAGAAGAAACCCAAGCAGATGCTGCGTGTAGACTGGGAGATAAAAGACCTCTCGGCAATGGAATCTGGTCATGGAGTCTATTTCCTCCGCAGCAATGTCAGGACACTTTCTGAACGTGTAACATGGGAATACTACAATCTCATTCGTGAGATAGAATGTACGAACAGACAACTAAAGAATGATCTCAACCTCCGTCCTATCTATCATCAGAAAGATGAGCGAAGCGACGCACACCTTTTCTTCGGTTTATTAGCCTACTGGGTGGTAAACACTATCCGTTGTCAATTAAAACGAGAAGGAGAATCCTGTTACTGGACCGAGATAGTACGACGTATGAGCACCCAAAAGCTCGTCACCACAAAAGGGAAGAATCCATTAGGTGAAACCATCGAGATGCGCCAGTGCAGTAGTCCTTCGAAGCAAGCAAAACAGATATACGATAAGTTGAACTTAAAACACTCACCATTCAAAAAGAATAAAATTTGTAGGACACAGAGCCCATAA
- a CDS encoding low molecular weight protein-tyrosine-phosphatase yields MDNQLNNSNKINILFICLGNICRSPAAHAVMQHLVEERGCADRYMIDSAGIGNWHVGQLPDKRMREHGRQRGYSVDHRARQFDARRDFELFDKIVVMDEDNYRNITSQAPNETAREKVVRMADFFTQHPSATCVPDPYYGDADDFNLAIDLIEDGCEGLLNTI; encoded by the coding sequence ATGGATAACCAATTGAACAACAGTAATAAAATAAATATTCTTTTTATTTGCTTAGGTAATATTTGTCGCTCTCCGGCTGCACATGCTGTGATGCAACATCTTGTTGAGGAACGAGGCTGTGCAGACCGATATATGATTGATTCTGCGGGAATTGGTAATTGGCATGTTGGACAGTTACCTGATAAGCGTATGCGTGAACACGGTCGACAGCGTGGATATAGCGTTGACCACCGTGCTCGTCAATTCGATGCGCGCAGAGATTTTGAACTATTCGATAAGATTGTCGTAATGGACGAGGATAATTATCGTAACATTACGTCTCAGGCACCTAATGAAACGGCACGAGAAAAGGTCGTACGAATGGCAGATTTCTTTACTCAACATCCTTCTGCTACTTGTGTTCCTGATCCTTATTATGGTGATGCAGACGATTTTAACTTAGCTATTGATTTAATAGAAGACGGTTGTGAGGGTCTTCTTAATACTATCTAA